The following coding sequences are from one Aliarcobacter skirrowii CCUG 10374 window:
- the ribD gene encoding bifunctional diaminohydroxyphosphoribosylaminopyrimidine deaminase/5-amino-6-(5-phosphoribosylamino)uracil reductase RibD: MKIDDNFYMKLAIDEAWKYQLLTYPNPAVGCVVVKDGKLLAIEAHKEAGLPHAEVNALKTALLSKEPNSLLKILENSSDIHEYLIKNHNNFFNDCEIYTTLEPCNHEGKTPSCAKLLSILKPQRVIIGSIDTNKVASGGIKTLEESNIKVTTKVLKKECDNLLLPFKSWQNKSCIFFKMAQTLNGMIDGSVSSQRAKLYLHMLRDKIDLLLIGGNSVRVDKPTLDTRYVKGKNPDIFIYSKNKVFSQNIPLFSVPNRKVIISDDLFKILDYKFIMVEGVYNLLDILKDKIDFVVLIVSPKIRDGINATNSLNIDFEILHENYLGDEKIVFLKKRD; encoded by the coding sequence ATGAAAATTGATGATAATTTCTATATGAAATTAGCCATTGATGAGGCTTGGAAATATCAACTTTTAACATATCCAAATCCTGCTGTTGGATGTGTTGTTGTAAAAGATGGAAAGCTTTTGGCAATAGAGGCTCACAAAGAAGCAGGATTGCCACATGCAGAAGTAAATGCTTTAAAAACAGCACTTCTTAGCAAAGAGCCTAACTCTTTACTAAAAATATTAGAAAATAGTTCTGATATACATGAATATTTAATAAAAAATCATAATAATTTTTTTAATGATTGTGAAATATATACTACTTTAGAGCCTTGTAATCATGAAGGAAAAACTCCATCTTGTGCAAAACTTTTATCTATTTTAAAACCACAAAGAGTAATTATTGGTTCAATTGATACAAATAAAGTAGCAAGTGGTGGAATTAAAACTTTGGAAGAATCTAATATCAAAGTTACAACAAAAGTTTTAAAAAAAGAGTGTGATAATCTTCTTCTACCTTTTAAATCTTGGCAAAATAAGAGCTGTATCTTCTTTAAAATGGCACAAACACTAAATGGTATGATTGATGGGTCGGTTAGCTCTCAAAGAGCTAAATTGTATCTTCATATGCTTAGAGATAAGATAGATTTACTTTTAATTGGTGGAAATAGCGTAAGAGTTGATAAACCTACACTTGACACTAGGTATGTAAAAGGTAAAAATCCAGATATATTTATATATAGTAAAAATAAGGTTTTTAGCCAAAATATACCACTATTTAGTGTACCAAATAGAAAAGTAATAATAAGTGATGATTTGTTTAAAATACTTGATTATAAGTTTATTATGGTTGAAGGTGTTTATAACTTACTTGATATTTTAAAAGATAAGATAGATTTTGTAGTTTTAATAGTAAGTCCAAAGATAAGAGATGGTATAAATGCTACAAACTCTTTAAATATTGATTTTGAGATACTTCATGAAAACTATTTAGGTGATGAGAAGATTGTTTTTTTAAAGAAGAGAGATTAA
- the rimP gene encoding ribosome maturation factor RimP — MNLEEQIKLIVENSGLNLYDIVTTKEHDRNIFRVIVTSKDGVNLDKCAEISRVISPLLDVEEPMGGKYNLEVSSPGIERKLKKIEHFIASVGEKVKVKNIDTEVFKGELIFADENKIVVKTDNLEVEIAHNDILSAATYFEW; from the coding sequence ATGAATTTAGAAGAGCAAATTAAACTAATAGTTGAAAATAGTGGACTTAACTTATATGATATTGTTACAACTAAAGAGCATGATAGAAATATATTTAGAGTTATTGTAACTTCAAAAGATGGTGTAAATTTAGATAAATGTGCTGAGATTTCAAGAGTTATCTCTCCTCTTTTAGATGTAGAAGAACCAATGGGTGGAAAATATAACCTTGAGGTTAGTTCTCCTGGAATTGAGAGAAAATTAAAAAAAATAGAACACTTTATTGCAAGTGTTGGTGAAAAAGTTAAAGTAAAAAATATAGATACAGAAGTTTTTAAAGGTGAGTTAATTTTTGCTGATGAGAACAAAATAGTTGTTAAAACAGATAATTTAGAAGTAGAGATTGCTCATAATGATATTTTAAGTGCAGCAACTTATTTTGAGTGGTAA
- the serA gene encoding phosphoglycerate dehydrogenase has translation MSKHTIVVCDHIHEAGLNILQNTEDVNYVYAADIDKVKLLDIIKDADVAITRSSTDVDEKFLNAATNLKAIIRAGVGYDNVDIDGCSKRGIIAMNVPTANTIAAVELTMAHMLSCMRKFPYAHNQLKIDRVWKREDWYGNELYGKKLGVIGFGNIGHRVALRAKAFEMDVITYDPYIPSTKATDLGIKYTTNFDDILACDIITIHTPKNKETIDMISFDEIKKMKDGVVLINCARGGLYNEEALVENLKNGKIAMAGIDVFKKEPATSHPLLDLPNVTVTAHLGANTKESQKEISIQSANNAIESARGISYPNALNLPIDESKIPSFVKPYIELTQKMAFLLAQISKSEIRAIEVSAEGELSEFVDSLQTFASVGVLSVSSGSSVNYVNANFIAKEKGIDLSTKALTNSSGYKNKVTIKITTSKGVKSISGTVFGEDVQRVVELDGFKIDVEPKGKMIIMKNKDIPGVVGKVGNILGQNGINISDFRLSRGKEGTALAVILIDEKANSKVISELDSLEASIAVAYAEI, from the coding sequence ATGAGTAAACATACAATTGTAGTTTGTGACCATATTCACGAAGCTGGATTAAATATTTTACAAAACACTGAAGATGTTAATTATGTTTATGCAGCTGATATTGACAAGGTTAAACTATTAGATATTATTAAAGATGCTGATGTTGCAATTACAAGATCTTCAACAGATGTTGATGAGAAGTTCTTAAATGCAGCAACAAACTTAAAAGCTATTATTAGAGCTGGTGTTGGTTATGATAATGTTGATATAGATGGTTGTAGTAAAAGAGGAATTATTGCTATGAATGTTCCAACTGCAAACACTATAGCTGCAGTTGAGCTTACAATGGCACATATGTTATCTTGTATGAGAAAGTTTCCATACGCTCATAACCAATTAAAAATTGATAGAGTTTGGAAAAGAGAAGATTGGTATGGAAATGAGCTTTATGGTAAAAAACTAGGTGTTATTGGTTTTGGAAATATTGGTCATAGAGTTGCACTTAGAGCAAAAGCATTTGAGATGGATGTAATTACTTATGACCCTTATATTCCAAGCACTAAAGCAACTGATTTAGGAATTAAATATACAACTAATTTTGATGATATTTTAGCTTGTGACATTATTACAATTCACACTCCAAAAAACAAAGAGACTATCGATATGATTAGTTTTGATGAGATTAAAAAGATGAAAGATGGTGTTGTATTAATAAACTGTGCTAGAGGTGGATTATATAATGAAGAAGCATTAGTAGAAAACCTAAAAAATGGAAAAATTGCAATGGCTGGAATTGATGTATTCAAAAAAGAGCCTGCAACTTCTCATCCACTATTAGATTTACCAAATGTTACAGTAACTGCTCACTTAGGAGCAAATACAAAAGAGAGTCAAAAAGAGATCTCTATTCAAAGTGCAAACAATGCAATAGAGAGTGCTAGAGGAATCTCTTATCCAAATGCATTAAATCTTCCAATTGATGAGAGCAAAATACCTTCATTTGTAAAACCATATATAGAATTAACACAAAAAATGGCATTTTTATTAGCACAAATTAGTAAAAGTGAAATTAGAGCTATTGAAGTAAGTGCTGAGGGTGAACTATCTGAATTTGTTGACTCTTTACAAACTTTTGCAAGTGTTGGAGTGTTAAGTGTTAGCTCTGGAAGTAGTGTAAACTATGTAAATGCAAACTTTATTGCAAAAGAGAAAGGTATTGATCTTTCAACTAAAGCTTTAACAAATAGTAGCGGATATAAAAATAAAGTTACTATTAAAATAACTACTTCAAAAGGTGTTAAATCAATCTCTGGAACTGTATTTGGTGAAGATGTTCAAAGAGTTGTTGAGCTTGATGGATTCAAAATTGATGTTGAGCCTAAAGGTAAAATGATTATTATGAAAAACAAAGATATCCCTGGAGTTGTAGGAAAAGTTGGAAATATATTAGGTCAAAATGGAATTAATATATCTGATTTTAGACTAAGTCGTGGAAAAGAGGGAACTGCATTAGCAGTTATTCTAATAGATGAAAAAGCAAACTCAAAAGTAATAAGTGAGCTTGATAGCCTTGAAGCATCAATTGCTGTTGCTTATGCTGAAATATAA
- the infB gene encoding translation initiation factor IF-2, giving the protein MSDKVKVFEIAEEAGSTSAEVMQKAKELGIELKTAQAAVSFEDAEEIMQYILTGKSSKIKEPIEKPKKIEVKKEESKEEKIEPIKQETTIKKATKKDLDIPIDDKEVEVSAVKVVPKRKGLVIIKKKRDTEIDNKTPEKESVVQKKSQKSLSEIFSDDSGNKNFENQNSKKADIASSKVKKEKKKTPIKAQEHGKKIEVISDDKEFKSSDDSLLGEEVVLFDMDLSDTYKIFDEPKPVNSANHSRSSKPAAFGNAPTGLKRGKRKKRVVRVQEKAEITSVTIPEDIRVYEFAEACGKSPAEVIKVLFSLGMMVTKNDFLKQDELEILGEEFGIEVTVKDALEDVNYEESYDELEVDTSSFITRPPVVTIMGHVDHGKTSLLDKIRSSKVASGEAGGITQHIASYTITKNGQKITFVDTPGHEAFSAMRTRGANVTDIIIIVVAADDGVKAQTEEVISHAKASGCPIIVAMNKMDKESANPDMVKAQMAEKNLTPVDWGGDIEFIGVSARTGDGIEDLLENILIQAELLELKADPTAKAKATVIESSLEKGRGPVANIIVQNGTLRVGDNIVCDTTFGRVKAITNDMGELVKELGLSETGTVLGLNEVPSTGSSMVAMDSEKEVREIAMTRAEHARLKELSKSTKVSLEEMSGLIAEGKIKQLPVIIKADVGGTLEAIKGSLEKIANDEVKVKVVHSAVGGITESDIVLASASEGCIILGFNVRPTGAVKAKAKTDGVDIKTYSIIYDLLDDVKDALSGMMSAVIREENTGQAEVRDTFVVPKIGTVAGCMVTDGKVIRGGHARIIRDGVVTYTGKISSLKRFKDDVKEVANGFECGIMFEKFNDIKVGDFIETFIQIEEKVSIDN; this is encoded by the coding sequence ATGTCAGATAAAGTAAAAGTTTTTGAAATTGCTGAAGAGGCTGGATCAACAAGCGCTGAGGTAATGCAAAAAGCAAAAGAGTTAGGAATAGAGTTAAAAACAGCTCAGGCTGCTGTATCTTTTGAAGATGCAGAAGAGATTATGCAATATATTCTTACAGGAAAAAGTTCTAAGATTAAAGAGCCTATAGAAAAACCAAAAAAAATTGAAGTAAAAAAAGAAGAGTCTAAAGAGGAAAAAATTGAACCTATAAAACAAGAGACTACAATAAAAAAAGCTACAAAAAAAGATTTAGATATTCCTATTGATGATAAAGAAGTTGAAGTATCTGCTGTGAAAGTTGTTCCAAAAAGAAAAGGTCTTGTAATTATTAAGAAAAAAAGAGATACTGAGATTGACAATAAAACTCCTGAAAAAGAGAGTGTTGTTCAAAAGAAATCTCAAAAATCTCTAAGTGAGATATTCAGCGATGATAGTGGAAATAAAAACTTTGAAAATCAAAATAGTAAAAAAGCTGATATTGCATCTTCAAAAGTAAAAAAAGAGAAGAAAAAAACTCCTATAAAAGCTCAAGAACATGGTAAAAAAATCGAAGTTATAAGTGATGATAAAGAGTTTAAAAGTAGTGATGACTCTTTATTAGGAGAAGAGGTTGTTTTATTTGATATGGATTTATCTGATACATACAAAATCTTTGATGAACCAAAGCCAGTTAATAGTGCAAATCATTCAAGAAGTTCAAAACCAGCCGCTTTTGGAAATGCACCAACAGGACTTAAAAGAGGGAAAAGAAAAAAAAGAGTTGTAAGAGTTCAAGAGAAAGCTGAAATAACTTCTGTTACAATTCCTGAAGATATTAGAGTTTATGAGTTTGCTGAAGCTTGTGGAAAATCTCCAGCTGAGGTTATAAAAGTTTTGTTTAGCCTTGGAATGATGGTTACAAAAAATGACTTTTTAAAACAAGATGAGTTAGAGATTCTTGGTGAAGAGTTTGGAATAGAGGTAACTGTAAAGGATGCCTTAGAAGATGTAAATTATGAGGAGAGTTATGATGAATTAGAAGTTGATACAAGTTCATTTATAACAAGACCTCCTGTTGTTACAATTATGGGGCATGTTGATCATGGTAAAACTTCACTTCTAGATAAAATTAGAAGTTCAAAAGTTGCATCAGGTGAAGCTGGTGGAATTACTCAACATATAGCTTCTTATACAATTACAAAAAATGGTCAAAAAATTACATTTGTTGATACTCCAGGTCACGAAGCATTTAGTGCAATGAGAACAAGAGGGGCTAATGTTACAGATATTATAATAATAGTTGTTGCAGCTGATGATGGAGTTAAAGCTCAAACAGAAGAGGTTATTTCACATGCAAAAGCAAGTGGTTGCCCAATAATAGTTGCTATGAATAAAATGGATAAAGAGAGTGCTAATCCTGATATGGTAAAAGCACAAATGGCTGAAAAAAACTTAACTCCTGTTGATTGGGGTGGAGATATTGAATTTATTGGAGTATCTGCAAGAACAGGTGATGGAATTGAAGATTTACTTGAGAATATTTTAATTCAAGCTGAACTTTTAGAGTTAAAAGCTGATCCAACAGCAAAAGCAAAAGCTACAGTAATTGAATCATCTTTAGAAAAAGGAAGAGGACCAGTTGCTAATATTATAGTTCAAAATGGTACTTTAAGAGTTGGAGATAATATTGTTTGTGATACAACATTTGGTAGAGTAAAGGCTATTACAAATGATATGGGAGAGCTTGTAAAAGAGTTAGGACTTAGTGAAACAGGAACAGTTTTAGGACTGAATGAAGTTCCAAGTACAGGTTCAAGTATGGTTGCAATGGATAGTGAAAAAGAGGTTCGAGAGATTGCAATGACAAGAGCTGAGCATGCAAGATTAAAAGAGTTGTCAAAATCTACAAAAGTTTCACTTGAAGAGATGAGTGGATTAATAGCTGAAGGTAAGATAAAACAACTTCCAGTTATTATTAAAGCTGATGTTGGTGGAACTTTAGAGGCTATTAAAGGCTCTTTAGAGAAAATTGCTAATGATGAAGTTAAAGTAAAAGTTGTTCACTCTGCTGTTGGTGGAATTACTGAAAGTGATATTGTTTTAGCAAGTGCTAGTGAAGGTTGTATAATTTTAGGATTTAATGTAAGACCTACAGGTGCAGTTAAAGCAAAAGCAAAAACTGATGGTGTTGATATTAAAACTTACTCAATTATTTATGATTTACTTGATGATGTAAAAGATGCACTATCTGGAATGATGAGTGCAGTTATTAGAGAAGAGAATACTGGACAAGCAGAAGTTAGAGATACATTTGTTGTTCCAAAAATTGGAACTGTTGCTGGATGTATGGTAACAGATGGTAAAGTAATCAGAGGTGGTCACGCTAGAATTATTAGAGATGGAGTTGTTACATATACTGGAAAAATATCATCTTTAAAACGATTTAAAGATGATGTTAAAGAGGTAGCAAATGGGTTTGAGTGTGGAATTATGTTTGAAAAATTTAATGATATAAAAGTTGGAGATTTCATAGAAACATTTATTCAAATTGAAGAGAAGGTTTCTATAGATAACTAA
- the efp gene encoding elongation factor P: MAIGMSELKKGLKIEVDGIPYKIVEYQHVKPGKGAAFVRAKIKSFLNGKTIEKTFHAGDKCETPNLVQKQMQFLYDDGELLQFMDVNTYEQEGLTYDQVGDAKDWIIDGMQVDMMYFNGKAITVEPPMVVELKIIETPPNFKGDSQGGRKPATLESGAVVQIPFHILEGDVIKVDTRTGEYLEKVK, from the coding sequence ATGGCAATTGGTATGAGTGAATTAAAAAAAGGTTTAAAAATCGAAGTTGATGGAATTCCATATAAAATCGTAGAGTATCAACATGTTAAACCTGGTAAAGGTGCTGCATTTGTTAGAGCAAAAATTAAGTCATTTTTAAATGGAAAAACTATTGAAAAAACTTTCCATGCAGGTGATAAGTGTGAAACTCCAAATCTTGTTCAAAAGCAGATGCAATTTTTGTATGATGATGGTGAGCTACTTCAATTTATGGATGTAAATACATATGAGCAAGAAGGACTTACTTATGATCAAGTGGGAGATGCTAAAGATTGGATAATAGATGGAATGCAAGTAGATATGATGTATTTCAATGGTAAAGCTATTACAGTTGAGCCTCCAATGGTAGTTGAACTTAAAATTATAGAGACTCCACCAAACTTTAAAGGTGACTCTCAAGGTGGTAGAAAACCTGCTACTTTAGAAAGTGGAGCTGTTGTGCAAATACCTTTTCATATACTTGAAGGTGATGTAATAAAAGTAGATACTAGAACAGGTGAATACTTAGAAAAAGTAAAATAA
- the rbfA gene encoding 30S ribosome-binding factor RbfA: MKSINLQRTESLLMELIPQALSSLSNDLINSLAITGVNCKKGKYDAIVYFDGSDFSKEQNDEIIKNLIKANGRLKSEILSATGWYKCPNFRFEVDTSLENSKNIEDLFAKIKKTKKSDEE; this comes from the coding sequence ATGAAAAGTATAAATCTTCAAAGAACAGAATCACTACTAATGGAGCTTATTCCTCAAGCTCTATCATCTTTAAGTAATGATCTTATAAACTCTTTAGCAATTACAGGAGTTAATTGCAAAAAGGGTAAATATGATGCAATAGTATATTTTGATGGAAGTGATTTTAGCAAAGAGCAAAATGATGAGATAATCAAAAATTTAATTAAAGCAAATGGTAGATTAAAAAGTGAAATTCTAAGTGCAACTGGATGGTATAAATGCCCAAATTTTAGATTTGAAGTTGATACAAGCTTAGAGAATTCAAAAAATATAGAAGATCTATTTGCAAAAATAAAGAAAACAAAAAAGAGTGATGAAGAATGA
- a CDS encoding DUF448 domain-containing protein — protein sequence MKKILRTCIFCRSKIEQKELLRFVYQNGSLLYYNKFGRSFYLCEPCTIKLKDDLSIKDSKRLEKVLQKECKDKENHVKQLKEILLDVR from the coding sequence TTGAAAAAAATCTTAAGAACTTGTATTTTTTGTAGATCAAAAATAGAACAAAAAGAGCTTTTGAGATTTGTATATCAAAACGGTAGTTTGCTATATTATAATAAATTTGGCAGAAGCTTTTATCTGTGTGAACCTTGCACAATAAAGCTAAAAGATGATCTTAGTATAAAAGATAGTAAAAGATTAGAAAAAGTGCTCCAAAAAGAGTGCAAAGATAAAGAAAACCATGTTAAACAACTTAAGGAGATTTTATTAGATGTCAGATAA